The DNA sequence GCAAGGTCCGCATGTCGTACCAGTTATAAAAATGTCCCCGGTACCGCTCGAGGCCATCCAGCGTGCGCAGGGTATTGCCGGTGCGCAGGATCAGTTGTCCGGCCGTGAGGTAGCCGAAGTCGTAGGCGGACAGGTTCGCCAGCAGGGCGAGGCCGATGTTGGTCGGCGAGGTGCGGTGCGCGACCGGATCGGCGCGGTTGTCCTGCACGTTGTCGGGCGGCAGCCAGTGGTCCTCCGGGCCGACGAAGGTGTCGAAGAAGGCCCAGGTCCGCCGCGCCAGCGCGCGCAGAAAGCGGGTTTGATCCGCTGTCAGGGCCGCCTCGCGGCGCACCCGCGGGCGGCTGATCCACCAGGCGATGGCCGGTGATGCCAGCCACAGCAGCAGGATCGGCGTTGCCGCGATCGATGCCGCCGGGCGGGTGGCCAGCAGCAGGCCGGCACTGGCCAGCGCGATGGCGGGGGCGACCCACATGGCGCGCACGCTGGCGGCCAGATCGCTGCCACCGGACCGCGCCAGTTGGCGATCGACCTCGCTGGACGGGTTCCATTCCAGCAGCCGTCGGTGCGTGACCAGCATCCGCCACAGCGTGCGGGCGATGGCGTCCAGGCTGAACACCGCCTCATACGGCAGGCAGGCGAGCTCGAACGCCACCTGCGCCAGGCGCCGCGCCGCCGACCGCCCAACGGCGGCCAGATGTTGCCGCCACAGAACCTCGTCCGGCTTGCGGAATAGATCGAGCAGCGTGGCGCACAGCGTCGGCAGCGCCAGGATGGCGATCACCGCCAGGCTCCAGAAGCCCGGCGACCCCAGCGCCCAGCCCGGCAACAGCAGCAGCGTCAGGGCCGCCGGAACCAGGCTGCGGCGCAGGTTGTCCTGCAGCTTCCACTGCGACAGCGCCGACAGCGGATTGCGCTCCCGTGGCGCGCCGGGCGGGCCGGGCACGCGTCGGCGCAACCAGCCCGCCAGTTGCCAATCGCCGCGAATCCAGCGCCGGCGGCGGCTCACGTCCAGGCTGTAGCGGGCCGGATAATCCTCGTAGAGCTGCACGTCGCTGAGCAGCCCTGAGCGCGCGTAACAGCCCTCCAGCAGGTCATGACTCAGGATCCGGTCGTCCGGAAAGCGCCCGCCCAAGGCCTGCTCGAAGGCGTCGACGTCGTAGATGCCCTTGCCTATGAACGAGCCCTCCCCGAACAGGTCCTGGTAGACATCCGAGACGGCGCGCGTGTAGGGATCGATGCCCGCCTCGCCACTGAACAGCTGCGCATAGCGCGAGCGATTCGCCCCCGGCAGGCTGGCGGCCACGCGCGGTTGCAGGATGCCGTAACCGGCCATCACCCGGCGTTTTGCCGCGTCGTAGCGGGGGCGGTTCAGCGGATGCGCCATGGCGCCGACCAATTGCCGCGCCGCATCGCGCGGCAATTGGGTATCCGTGTCCAAGGTGATCACGTACTGCACGGCGCCCAACTCGGCCGTGTCCCCGGCCACCAGTACAAAGGCGTCGCCGGCGCTGCCCCAGCTGGCGCCGCGCAGCAATGCGTTCAGGTCCGCGAGCTTGCCGCGCTTGCGCTCATAGCCCATCCAGCAGCCTTCCCGCGGATTCCAGCGTCGCGGACGGTGGAACAGGAAGAACTGGTCGCCGCACGGCTGATCGCCGCCTCGCGCGTATTTCTGGTTCAGCGCCGCAATCCGCTGCTCGGCCAGTTGCAGCAGCGCTTGGTCCTCGGGAAGTGTTTCCTGCGGCGCGTCCGCAAAATCGGTCAGCAGGCCGAAGTGCAGGTGTTGGTCGCGATTGGCCAGAAACCGCACTTCCAGTGCTTCGACCAGCTCCTCGATGCCGGCGGTGCTGGTGAGCAGGGTCGGCACCACCACCAGCGTGCGCACCTGCGGCGGGATGCCTTCGGAGAAGTCCATGCGGGGCAGTGGCTGCGGCGTCACCAGCAGGCTGGAGCACCAGTTCACCAGCGCCCCGGCCAACTGACTGGCCGCCAGCACCGCCAGCACGCCCAGCGCCGCCCCTGCCCAGCGGGGTATTTCGGCAATCGGCATGCCCATCAGCAGCACAGCCGTGACGAGCGCCGTGAGCAGGACGATCCCGCCCAGATAAACCGGCAGCGGCGCGCGGCCGAGCGCCCGGCACGCCGCCAGCGGCGAGCGGCGCACCTGCACCGCGCGCTCGAGCTGTGGCCGGCCCGCGTCGATCAGGTAGTAACCGACGTGCGAGGCGCGGGCATCGGCGCCGGCTGGCGTCTTTACCGCCGCGGTGCGCGCCAGCTCGATGGCTTGGCGCGCCACCTCGCCCTCGTCCATGGCGCTCTTTTTTGCCATCGCCTCGACGGCGTGGCGGTAGCGGTCGCGGGTAGCAAAATCCATGCTGCGGTAGACATCGGCCGGATCGTGGCGCAGCGTCTGATCGATGACGCTCAGGTTCTCGACGAAATCGCGCCATTCCAACGCACCCAGCACCCGCAGACTGCCGATGCTGTTGCTGATGGACACCTGGTCGGCGGCCTGTTGCTGGTTCTCCGACTGCACCAGCTGGGCGATGGTCAGGCCCGCTTCCGCCAGGCGCTGTTCGATCCAGCTCAGCGGCAGGGCCAGGGCCGGACCGCGTCCCTGCAGGCGGCGTGCGAGCTCGGCGACGAAGGTGCCGACCATCGGCGGATCCGAGCGCGCCATGTCGGCCACCACCAGGATCAGGCTCTTGGGATCCTGCTCGGCGGCCTGCGTCATGCGGTCCGCCCAGACATCGGCCAGGTCGCGCTCGGCCCAGCCGGCGCCGATCCGCACCGCGATGCGGCGCAGGTTCTCGATCACGGCCAGCCGCAACATGATCGGGATCGCCCACAACTCGCCGATGCGCAGCGCGGTGACGGTCTGGTAGGCGGCTACGAAGCGGCTGAGGCTTTGCGCGTCCACCCGGCCGTCGCCGTGGGCGATCGTTTCCAGGGCGATGTCGTAGACCCGCGGATGTCCCGCCGCCGAGGCCTGAGCGAGGTGCGGCAGCTCGCGTATGTAACCTTTGGGCAGGTGCCTCCGCGCGGTACGGATCTGTTCTTCGACCAGATGGAAGTTGTCGAGCAGCCATTCCCCGGCCGGTGTGATCTGGCGCCCTTGCGAGACCGCCGCGGTCAGCAGATTGCACACCCCGACCAGCGCCGTCTCGTTTTCCGCCAGACGATCGAGCAGCCGGTCCGCTGCGCGCCCCGCCCCCAGCCGATGCGAGCGCGCCAGCACCAGGCCGTGCTCGGCCATCTGATCGGCGCTGAACAACTCCGATCGCAAGGGCGGTTCGAGGCTCGCCAACGGCCGGGGCCAGCCATTGCGGCCCGGCTCGGTCCCGGTACGCCGCGAATGACCGGTGAAGTTCATGCCAGTGTTCAATGCCGGGAAAGCCTTTGCTGAAGTGCGATCTGCACGACGCCTATCGCATCGGGCACGCAGGCCATCCATTCAGTGATCGCCCGCAGGGCGCCCAGCTTGCCCTCTTTTGCCACCGCGCACCGTGCCGCAGCGAACCTACGTTTGCCCGGCGCCGCGAAATTGCGCGGCATAGGGAAAAAACCACAGCCGGCAACGCCGGGCCCGCGGAGTCAGACCTGCCAGGCGTGAAAGTGTTGCACCGGGCCGTGACCGTGGCCGACATCGAGGGAATCCGCGGCGGCAATGGCGGCGGTCAGATAGGCCTTGGCGTCGGCCACCGCCTGCGGCATCGCCAGGCCGTGGGCGAGTCCGGCCGCGATGGCCGCCGACAGCGTGCAGCCGGTGCCGTGTGTATTCGCGGTGGGGATGCGCCGCCCGGGGAATTGGACGAACTCCCGGCCGTCGTAGAGCAGGTCGGTGCAGTCCTCGCCGGGCAGGTGACCGCCCTTTAGCAGCACCCAGGCCGGGCCGAGTGCGCGCAGCGCGCGCGCTGCCTCGCGCATGGCCGGCAAATCCGCGGGCGGCGGGGCGTCCAGCAGGGCGCCGGCCTCCGGCAGGTTCGGCGTGATGATGGTCGCCAGCGGCAGCAGTTCGCGACGCAGTCGCTCCACGGCCGAGTCGGCCAGCAGGGCGGCGCCGCTCTTGGCCACCATCACCGGGTCCAGCACGATCAGCGGCGGCCGCCAGCGGCGCAGGCAGTCGGCCACCGCGGCCACTACGTCGGCGGCGCCCAGCATGCCAAGCTTGACCGCATCGACGCGGATGTCCTCGAACACGGCGTCGATCTGCGCCGCGATGAAGGCGGGCGGCAGCGGTTGGATGGCACTCACGCCGCGGGTGTTCTGCGCTGTCAGGCCGCTGAGCGCCGCCATGCCGTACACGCCCAGCGCGGCGAAGGTTTTGAGGTCAGCCTGAATGCCGGCGCCGCCGGACGGGTCGGAACCGGCGATGCTCAGCACGTTGGGGATGGCGCACGGCATGGGGCAGGACTGGCGGGCTTACGAAGGTGGTCGCAGTATAGGACCCGCCTTTTCAGACCGGCATGGCGCCTGCGCGCCGGCACTGCACAATGACCCGAGGAGAACCACCATGAACAACCGCACCGTTCCCGCGCCGCCGCACTTTGCGGACAAGTTCGGCTACTCGCAGGCGCGCCGCGTCGGTGATTTCATCGCCGTGTCCGGCACGCCAGGGCGGGATGCCAGCGGCGCCGTGGTCGGCGAGGGCGATGCCTACGCGCAGGCGCGCCAGGCGCTCGAGAACGTCAAGCGCAGCGTGGAGACGCTCGGCGGGCGGCTCGACCAGGTGGTGCGCACGCGGATTTACCTGACCGACATGAGCCACATCTGGGACATCGGGCGGGCGCATCTGGAGTTTTTCGGCGGCATCGACCCGGCCACCTCGCTGGTGAAAGTGACCGGTTTTTTCGACCCGAAGATTCTGGTCGAGGTGGACTGCGACGCGGTGGTTGTCGCCGGCTGAGGGGGTCGGGTCGTGGACCAGTTCCTCACCCAACTGCCAGGTGGTGCGGCCCACGATGGCCTGATTCGGGCAGCGGCTCATCCAGGCCCGGCCGCATTACCCGTGCGGATAAAGCGATTGCACCGCACGTGTTGCAGGATGCGGGCCTGCCCACCCGGCAGGGCCAGCGGCGCCAGCACCCAGACGCAGTGCGGTCATGGATTTTTCCTCGCGGGCGTTGTGACTTGCGGGTCGGTCAGGGCACGCTGCTTTCGCCGCCGCGATAGCTTTTCAGCAGCAGCGTACCCTGCGAGCGGCCGCGCTTGTGGCGGTCGATGCGCACCGGAAAGTAGTCCAGCTGCGGCGCACACCACAGGGTGACGGTGTACTTGCCGCCGGTCTGCGTGCGCTGCACCTTGATGGTCTTGAAAGTCCCGGCGGGGGTGGAAACCTCCTCCTCGCCCTGGGTTTCGAGCCGGTACTCGCGAATCTCGCCATCCGATCCGTACAGCACCGGCAGCACCAGGCTGGTGCCACCCTTGGCCAGCGTGCGGCGCAGCGCCTCGACGTAGGTCAGTTCGTCCAGGGTGCCGGGCAGCAGCGTGGCCGGCGGGCGGTCGCCCTGGCGCTCGCTGGTCTGTTTGGCTTTCCAGTCGAACAGGAATTCGTAATCGCGCTGCTTGCGCCCGCCGCTGCGGATGTGCACGTAGCGCTGCGGTTGCCAGCCGCCGCTGCCGACGGTGCCCTCGCTTTCGTCGTGAAAGGTCTCCTGCGTGAACAGGGCCACCACGCCGCCAGGGGCGACGTCCAGCGTCAGCCGGTAGCGACCATCGGCAGCCTTGTAGCTCTGCACCGCCTCGCCGCCCTCGATGCTGCCCTGGGTCACCGCATAGGTTGCCTGCCATTGGGCCGGCGGGTCGGCACGCACCGTCGCCGCAGCAAGCAGGGCCAGCACCGTGGCAAACAGACGTCCTTTATTCATCGAGTCCTCCCGTGGCGGTGAACTGGACCGGCGCTGCCAGCGGCAGGCCGTCGAGTCGCACCGTGTCCTCACCCAGCACCAACCGCCCCGCGGCATACCACCCTATGACCCGCGGATAGAGCCGGTGTTCGGCCGGCAGCACGCGCGCCGCCAAGGTGTCCGGCGTGTCGCCGGCCTGCACCGGCACGCGGATCTGCGCGATCAGCGGCCCGCCATCCACGGCGGCGGTGACGAAATGCACGCTCGCGCCGTGCTCGGTG is a window from the Immundisolibacter sp. genome containing:
- the thiD gene encoding bifunctional hydroxymethylpyrimidine kinase/phosphomethylpyrimidine kinase is translated as MPCAIPNVLSIAGSDPSGGAGIQADLKTFAALGVYGMAALSGLTAQNTRGVSAIQPLPPAFIAAQIDAVFEDIRVDAVKLGMLGAADVVAAVADCLRRWRPPLIVLDPVMVAKSGAALLADSAVERLRRELLPLATIITPNLPEAGALLDAPPPADLPAMREAARALRALGPAWVLLKGGHLPGEDCTDLLYDGREFVQFPGRRIPTANTHGTGCTLSAAIAAGLAHGLAMPQAVADAKAYLTAAIAAADSLDVGHGHGPVQHFHAWQV
- a CDS encoding Rid family hydrolase; protein product: MNNRTVPAPPHFADKFGYSQARRVGDFIAVSGTPGRDASGAVVGEGDAYAQARQALENVKRSVETLGGRLDQVVRTRIYLTDMSHIWDIGRAHLEFFGGIDPATSLVKVTGFFDPKILVEVDCDAVVVAG
- a CDS encoding DUF3108 domain-containing protein, which gives rise to MNKGRLFATVLALLAAATVRADPPAQWQATYAVTQGSIEGGEAVQSYKAADGRYRLTLDVAPGGVVALFTQETFHDESEGTVGSGGWQPQRYVHIRSGGRKQRDYEFLFDWKAKQTSERQGDRPPATLLPGTLDELTYVEALRRTLAKGGTSLVLPVLYGSDGEIREYRLETQGEEEVSTPAGTFKTIKVQRTQTGGKYTVTLWCAPQLDYFPVRIDRHKRGRSQGTLLLKSYRGGESSVP